In one Brienomyrus brachyistius isolate T26 chromosome 5, BBRACH_0.4, whole genome shotgun sequence genomic region, the following are encoded:
- the dusp3a gene encoding dual specificity protein phosphatase 3: MRKNQSPLKTAAPAQSPAPAEVGVSHYEVSVQQLNELLSDGNGYYSLPTQHFHEVFPRIYVGNAFVAQNSMRLQRLGVTHILNAAEGNSFMHVNTNAGFYAGTGIIYHGMKANDTEHFDLSAFFEEGADFIDKALAYKDGKGKVYVHCREGYSRSPTLVIAYLMLRHKMDVRTALSMVRQKREIGPNDGFLRQLCQLNESLGREGKLKTK, from the exons ATGAGGAAGAACCAGAGCCCGCTCAAGACGGCAGCACCAGCCCAGTCTCCGGCTCCAGCTGAAGTCGGCGTGTCACACTACGAGGTCTCAGTACAGCAACTCAACGAGCTGCTGTCAGACGGCAACGGATATTACAGCCTCCCCACGCAACATTTTCACGAGGTCTTCCCCAGGATCTACGTAGGCAACGC GTTTGTGGCTCAGAATTCGATGAGACTGCAGCGGTTGGGAGTGACGCACATCCTCAATGCAGCTGAGGGCAACTCCTTCATGCACGTGAACACCAACGCGGGGTTCTACGCTGGCACCGGCATCATCTACCACGGCATGAAGGCTAACGACACAGAGCACTTCGACCTCAGTGCCTTCTTCGAGGAGGGCGCGGACTTCATCGACAAAGCTCTGGCCTACAAGGACGGGAAGG GGAAGGTGTACGTGCACTGCAGGGAAGGCTACAGCCGCTCGCCCACGCTGGTCATCGCCTACCTCATGCTGCGCCACAAGATGGACGTTCGCACCGCACTCTCGATGGTGCGGCAGAAGCGGGAAATCGGCCCCAATGACGGTTTCCTGAGGCAGCTGTGCCAGCTGAACGAAAGCCTGGGCCGCGAGGGCAAGTTAAAAACTAaatga